The Colletotrichum destructivum chromosome 7, complete sequence genome contains the following window.
TCGTGCAGCATGAGAATTATGTCATGGAGGTTCCTGTTATGCTCGTACTAACGTTCAAGACAGTCCCAGCAAGTGGAGAGTTTGAGAAGGAGGCTAATTCTCGATTTCGCCTATCCCATCCCACGGGATGCGACCCCATCTTGACCGGATGAGAATCTTGAAGTCGCACTCATGTAGCATGCAGCCCTCGTTGTATCGCCCTCTTCGTTGTCATATTTGTCGCCTTTGctctcgtcttcatcattGTCGTCATTGTCCGACAAGCTTTCAGTAATCAAtactcctccccccccccccccttttcttttccccccctcttttttttttgttctcTTAGCGGGAGCCTCATTCATCGATCTTTCCCCTGGCTCGACGGGGATTTGTTTTTCAATTTGGCAGCAGTCTCATTGTCCGGGCTGGTCTTCGATTTGACAGCCGTCTTATTCTTCGACTTCGGGATGCGTTTGGGATTTGATCCGACAGTGGTTTCGACTGACGATTTGGCCACAGCGCCATGCTCCGGTTTGTCTGACCTCGAGTGTTGGTTTCTTGCTACACGTCCGAAATAGGATTATATAGCTTCCCGGAGGCACTCGGGAAATTTCAGTCAGTTCAATGCCCTGACTTtttcctccttgtccttgaccTAGCTCCTAGAGATACTGTATCACATGATGCTACTAGAAGTAAAGTTGGCTACCTGGACATTTGCACTTTTCAGAGTACACCCCACTTGGAAAGATGATTGTCTCACCAATCACCAAGGTAGTGTGTGCAAAGCATGCCCTATACGTATCTCATACAATTCCCCTGACCTCTAGGAAGAGTCAAGCAGTAAGATGATGGCATTGCAGGCCACTGACTTGTTTCACTATACATGAATGATAGACTAAGAAGGAATACAGTGTTTGCTGGGAAGCAATGATGTCACCTGCGGACAGAATGATTCTGAACTTGCAGGCTGTGATGTAAACAGCATTGTTTGCTTCTTGCCTTTATTAGAACCTAATTATCATGCTCCCCTTCTACACTATACATTGTCCTCCAAGGttttaaaaaaaaacacaGGACCAGATACACCATACCCGTTGACAGCATGAGGGCTCATGAGGCGCAAGGGCAAGGTTAACCGAAAGCCCTTGCGCCTTGCAACCTGATAGCCTGACCCACGATGCGGGTGAAGGAGTAGTCAAAGTCAAGGTGAAGCCAGGATGCCAGAATCTTCCTGTCGACTCATcttttgtcttcttccatGCACAAAGAAACGCCAAAAACAGATCCAAACGTTAGTTTCCGACGTCATGAACCATTGACCAGCAACACTGACTATATATAGATGAATAGCAACCACCATCCGAAACCACCTTCAACGCCTTCAGGCTCTGGAGGCTTGGTCCTGCCGTATTTTCCGCAGGCTCTCGCGCAGGGCAACAGCGGCGGAGAGGGAGTGGATGaagggggtggaggaggaggaagggaagacgaagcaaaagaagaagaagaagacgaagaagagaaaatCGCGGTGGGTTCGTTGGTGTGAGTCCGTCCTTGGATGAGAGTTGTGGCCAAGACAGCAACGGAAGTCAAGGTCACCCAACTAATCGACTGAAAGGTAttgggacgagggcggcaatCTTCAGattgatgatgacgatggggCTTTGGCCTATAGCTTGGCCAACTTCGAACCCAGCCCTAATGTCGCTGTTACTGCCGCCCCTGTATCTGCGTTCGGCCCCTACATATCGAGTCTCTCCTACGTCTCAGCTTCCAATTTTGGCTTGGCTCACGCACCTAGCCCAGGCCTGATCTTTGGTCCGGTTGCCGCCCTCAACCCGGCTTCCGCCTTCAACCTGACTGTGAATTCCATCCCAGCTTTACCCTCCGCACCGGCCCTCACCTTTGCCCGAGCTCCTGCGTTAGGCACACCTTCTCCCTGTGCCCCTACCCAGGCACTTGTTGCAGCTACAGCTCTCCCTTGGACGTCGCCCCCGGCCGTCACTGCTCAGCCTCCGGTTGGTCCTCTGGGTTTCTGGGCCATGAGAAACACCCTCGTCGGCCCCAACTGGCAAGGCCCGCAGGGACAACTCCCTCAGTGGCACCCCGATAACCTACGAGCGCAGAGATCCGTTGGTGATGGGCCCAAAGACAGAGACGGACTCCGGTACTGTGCCAAATGCAACACGTGGCTCTTCCATCCGGCCTTCTTCGAACGGGATGACCGCTCACGGGGCCGTGACACGCGGACCTGTAACCGGTGCGCGTGGCGCCTCTGGCAAGGCCAGAACCGCCATAGCCCGAGAGACGAGTGGCTGCGGGCAGTGCAGCCTGTCATGATGCAGCTCAAGAGCGGCGAGCCGGGCTACGGCCGTTGATGCGCGTGAACAGCCATGGCGCAGGCGGAGCTAGTTGAAGTGTCAGAGATACAGAGATCTTGGATGGCGTGGAAGGCATGAGGAAAGAAAGGTATGTACAAAGGAAGCGGTTGTCCATCCCTTCTCTCGTCCAACCCCTGCCTTGCCTCATCCAATCTGCACCAGGCTCGTCCGAGCCCCCAGACGTGGTTGAGTGGGCGTGGCGGGGCATAAGGCTGTGAGCCGCCTGATGTCTCGTCTGGGTTGACGGTCGATATCAGATGCAGTTTGTGTCCAAGCGTTGGAGCCCCTGTCAACCATGGGACCATGGGACCATGGGACGGGACGACTTTCAATGACGGTATCTATTTGTTGACAAGCGGGAGCGGTGGAGGGTTTCTGTCTGTCTGGGCTGTCTAGGAAGATCGCTGGGGACTGGACACTTTAGGACAATGCCGGATGACATGAGATCCTATGAAGATCAGACGCTGACCGAACCGTGGAAGCAGATTATTCTTCTAGAAAATgccggcggacgagggcAGGACGAGCTTTGTAACAACCATACGAACAGACGAACAGGGTCGGAGAGAAACTCGGAATAAGTAGCACGtaagggagagagagaggagggggggggggggttgaaaCTCGAAACCTGAGAGGAAGCACCCTAGCGAGGCTCTTTTTCTACCAAATGGAGTGGTTCTTCAAGTGTGTCTGAGTAGAAATGAAGACAAGCTCTCATACCAAGGTGTGTAAAATATGGTGTCTATCTGTAGCTGTATATGCATCGGAGCATAAGTTCGTTCATTCTGGCTTTGGGCAGCAGAAAAACGTCAAGACATGACAACATAGAGACATTCGCCCCTCACTCGGCAGTGGAAGATGTATGTTGGTATCTTGTACTAGAACCGAAAGCCATGAATGAGCGGTAAGGTGAGATAAGCTGTGAGCCATGACATGACGCAAACAGACGCCATGAGCCATGAGAGAAAAGACTCGAGTGACAGGCGGCAGAATTGTTTGGCGGCTGGTAGCGAGCGCTACTACCGGTACTTGTCCCGGCGCAACGGGTCAgaaggtacctacctacctacctgtcCGTCCACTGCAGAACTGGCGCAAGGAACCTAATTACTAACTTGGCTGCCCAACCATGCTGCCCTGCACTCAAGCTTACCTCATCTGGCTAAGCGAGAAACTCCACAGAAGCAACAGGAACTGCACCATTGGTCGGACCAGAGATGAGCTCCGGAACCCGCGGTACGTATCCGGCCCCACCCGCCATCCCAAGGACCTTGTCCAGAGGCACAGTTGCACTCCGGGAAATTGGAAATCACTCGTCATCCTTGTCGAATCCCTGCTGCATACACCATCATCCACCATTCGCCGTCCGCCCTCGTTCATCTTTTTGCAGAACTCGCCCGTATCGCCTCGAAAAGGGTGTGTGCTCAATATCcctgacgccctcggccgctgaagcagatgcagatgcagatgctCTCGGGGAAGGACATCTTTCCAAGTTTGCCATTCGTTTGTTCCTTGCCTCCTCAGCTCTCTCGCGCCGCCCGATCGCCGACGGACCCTCGACATCGCGATAGCTTCCACCCGTTTGACCTCCACCACTCGACAACGTTACAGCTCCTCGAAAAGCAGCCCGTTTGCAACACGAGAAAAACACTACATCATATCCGTCACACTAGTGCAGAGTAGACTCGGGAACCGAACTGCCCGTGCTAGCTCCCGATCAGCGTTGGAGGAGCAGCAAACGTCAAGCTTCCCGTCCCGCCCGTCGCTTCGTCTCGACGCACAAGCGCTAAGACATTGCCGACAATCCGTGCGCCGTCCGCGTTCTTGATCGGTTCTACAGAGcacaaaaagaaaacacctccccccctgATAGTTTTGAGTCCCAAGCTGTCGACGAAGCCATTTCCCAACTCCTCGAATGCTCCCGGAGCAGTAGAACACCCTCGCAGTCGTTGTCATGGACGAGAAACAGGCTCCTGGGAGGCCTAGTGGGATCCCTCGATTCTCGCGTCTGCCTCTTCCCAAATCGACAGccactcccccccctcccccccctgctgctgctgctgctgctgttcggCCTTCACCCTCGCGGGAGGGTTTGAACTCCGGTCTGAGGAaccctcggcttcggccggCCGCATCGCGGGACAACTTGGGGCCAGCCGTCGCTCCTAAGCAACCCGAACATCGCCTGGCAGCCCCGAAGCCACGGCGGGAGCTTCAGCCGCCCTCTGCGAGCAAGCCCGCGTTGAGAgctcctcccgcccccgcgacgacgaccctCAGGAGTTCCCGCAGCGTACCTCGACTGAAATCGAAAGAAGCCGGCTTCCACAAGCCACCGACGCCTCCAGATGAGACCGAACAGCCCACCATCGCGCGCTCCGCCAGTCTGACACGCCGTCAATTTGGAGCAGCTCACGCAGCGAACCCAGACTTCGAACCAGTCCCAGACCTACCCCCTCTGCCCAGAGACACGAGCCCACCAGCCATtgttgacgatgccgagtccGACCTTCCGACCTTCGATACTCCGAGAGCAACGTCTTTCAAACCCCGGCCTTCTCTCTCCGAACGGACGATCGAAACCCTGCAGCAATTGCAATCTTCGCCCTCCCTGAGCAAGAAGACGTCGACCTTTTTCGACCCCGATGGCACCATTCGACCTCGTTCACGCGCCGGCAGTGGCCATTCGCGACCGGGCTCAAGCTATACATCTGACGGCTCTGGACGTCCGGCCTCGCGTCACAGCAGACCCGGGTCCAGTTCCGGAACGGAGGAAAACCCCTTCGCGAATGCTCGAGCGGTAGCTAACGCCCATCGACATCCTCTGGGGTCCATGGAAGGCACCCCTTCTCGCCGTGTCTCTGGCATTCGCTCTCTCCGGCCACCGACGCTGCGAGCCACGCCCCAATCGTCCCCTTCGGGACCCTCAtcgacctcggcttcggGTATTCCCATCAACCAGAGTCCCAGCCCGACAAGAGCAACCGgcatgatgccgccgccgtcaaagACTGGCTCAAAAACCCTGGCTGCTCGTCCTCTTAAGCCCCGTGCTTCGGTCAACGGCCTGTACAAGAAGCCGTCTCTGCCATCGATGGGCCAgaccacgtcggcttcggttgcctcgccgcctccaaaGTTGACACCCAGCAAATCGTATGGATCCCTGAGAAGGCCCGGCCCGTCAAAGATCAGCGCCCCGTCTCCGGCCCTAGCAGCTCCGATCGCCACAGATGAAGAAACCGCAGCCAGGAAGTCCTCAAATGCTCTGCGGGAACAgatcgccaaggccagggcggcCAAGCGCGCGGCCGATCGTCAAGCGGCGGATGCAGCGGCATCGGTTGCGAGCCCAGCGCCCATTGCGGAAGCAGAGTCAACTCGCACAGAGCCTCCGATCATCCCAGAGGATAATGGGTTCGAGTTCGGCATTGCCGTTACGACCGATGCCTTCAGTACCAACGACCCGTTCAACACCAAGCGGTCGGAGAACTCGCAGAAAAAGATCATTCAGCAGCGTCTGGTCGCCGCCCGAAGCAGTGGACGCCTCAACGTTGCCGCAATGGGCCTCAAGGAGATTCCTGTCGAAGTCTTGAAGATGTACGACATGGAGTCCATGGGTACGTACGATGGCTCTTGGGCCGAGACGGTCGATTTGACAAGATTTGTGGCTGCCGACAACGAACTGGAGACCATTGGCGACGACATCTTCCCCGACGTTACCGCTGAGGAATTGGCCCAGGACGAGGACTCAAATGGCAACATCTTTGGCGGTCTCGAAGCGATGGACTTGCATGGCAATTCACTTATTTCGCTGCCCATGGGTCTGAGACAGCTCCCTCTTCTGACGTCTCTGAATCTGGTAAGCCAAAATTTCACCCGTGGATTCTCGGCGTCTCTCTCAACTTGACTAACCGTTATAACAGTCCCAAAACCGCCTTGCTAACAACTGCCTCGAAGTCATCACTCAAGTCAAGGCTCTCCGTGACTTGAAGCTCGCCAACAACCTCTTGCAAGGTCCTCTGGACCCCATCTTCGCCAACTTGGAGAACCTGGAACTATTTGATCTCCACGGGAACAACGTGTCGTCGCTTCCCCCGGGCATCGAGAACCTATCCAGGTTGCGCGTTCTCAACCTGAGCGAAAACTGCTTCGAGTCGCTGCCCTTTGCAAGCCTTTCCAAGCTTCCGCTAACGGAGCTGATcatgaagaagaacaagctCACGGGAACGTTGATTGAAGATGGAGTTGAAGCCCTTTCGAACCTTCAGGTGCTGGACGTTTCCTGCAATCAATTGACTCACTTGGTCTCTTCGGGATCCACGATTGGTCTTCCCTCGGTTCACCAGCTCGTCCTGTCCATGAACCGTCTGCGAGAGTTGCCCGATGTCAGCTCTTGGCCCAGTCTCATGACCCTGACGGCGGACGAGAACGCCATCTCTGAGTTCCCGAGCGGTTTCACTACTCTTCAAAAGCTCAGGCATGTCGACTTCTCGGCCAACGATATCCGCGTCGTGCCGTCAGAGATCTGCAGGATGGACAGCCTGACTCTCATTCGGCTAGCGGGCAACCCCTTGCGCGACAAGAAGTTCGTCTCGGCCACCACAgaggagctgaaggaggtTTTGGCCGGTAGACTCGAGCCGCCTGTGTCGTTtgaggaggatgtcgacgCTGCCACGCCTGATACTGCGCTCAACAACACGCTCGCGGAGCCCCACGAGATCCATCCAGCCACCGAAGCTGTACCGGCTGAGTCCTTGGCCCGTGATAACCACTCGGACGAGGACTCATTTGCCACGCCGCCTACCTGGTCGCCTACTTCGCCTGCACGAGCTCGCTCGCAGACGCTTGCCAAGGAAACATGGCCCGTCAAGCAGGGCGTCTTGGACCGCTCAAACACCAAATCATCCTCTTTGCATCCCGTGGTTTGCTCTAGGGTTGTTGCCGACAACCGGGTCATCGAGATCCAGCTCCACCACAACCTCTTTACCTGTTTCCCGAACTCGCTGTCTTTCTTTGCCGAATCTCTTGCCGCTCTCTCGCTCGCCCACAACCAGCTCGTTGGCGAAACTTATTTGACGGAGGAACTCGATCTTCCGGTGCTCCGCGAGTTGAACCTTGTCAGCAATCACATCACGAGTCTCTCGCCCTTGACCACACATTTGCATGCTCCGCAgctggagaagatggacgtCTCTCTCAACCGCATCACGGCCCTGCCGCCTGACCTGCGAGCCGTCTTTCCCCGGCTTGTTGTTCTGCTGGCGGCAAACAACCACTTGATTGAGCTGGACCCAGACACCATCAGGGGCCTGGAGGTTGTCGATGCCGGCAACAATGACATTGCGCACTTGAACCCCAAGCTCGGGTTGCTTGGTGGCAGCGGAGGACTGAAGCGCCTCGAGGTTTCCGGCAACCGCTTCAGAGTCCCCAGGTATAATGTGCTTGAGCGAGGCACAGAGGCCACGCTCCGGTGGCTCAGAGGACGAGTACCCGTAGCGGAAATGGCTTCATGGAAGGAGGGGCAAGGTGATTCGGGCAATGCCTCCGACACGAGCTTGGCGGACGTCGACTGAACAGTGAAGGGGAGTCCGGTTTACAGACAGAAAAGgatggaaaagaaaaggggtCTGTTGTTATTATTGTTCGAGTTCTATGGGTTCGTCTTTGGAGGGCGCGTCACATGTCTGTTTTCTTACATTCTTTTTTTTCGATTCGAGCACATATTTTCTATGCTTGTGGGCAGTGGTGCGATGATACGATACCATACTGAGCTTCCAGCTACGGAGTTGAAGAGAAGGTCAACAaaagggtgtgtgtgtggtgtgaTCTTTGCGATCGCCGTTAGAACTGCCTGATAGATATCCTGTACTAGTACTGTATAATACTATAACCATAATTCTGGGTGAGGGTCTATCCCATCGAGGTTCTTGTCTCCGGTTGATTATAGTTATCTTGCTCAACCTTTTTGGTTCCACCGGGTTGGGACGTGTAATGATGCTCACATAACCTTGGTACGGAGAGCACTCAAAACCCTCTTGTCCACCTCTCGTCAGCAGGGTATCTCCGATGTTGTCCTCCAAAGGATATAAGCCGCTGAGATTTCCTTCTTGTTTGGTTTTTGGCTTCTCGTTCAATAACCGTAACAGCCAACTTCAACACTTCAGCCAATTTCAACAAGCCACCATTCCTTCGGGTCCATCATAAACAACCCTACATTCTCAGACAAAGTCATTCTAGACTACATGGCTTCCGCAATGTCCACCTTTCGCGCCGCCTCGGTAGGAAGACCTTACGATGACACCCTGGGCGACCTCTTGGGCGACCTCGACAGCGAAGCCTTCAGTCTCTCGCCTCTCCCCTCatctcttccctcttccgACAACTCTCAAAATCCCCTTCCGACCAAACACATACGCCATCAAGACCTCACACGCCCGCACCCGCACTGCACGATCCAACAACGCcggcagcaccagcagcgcCGTGCGCACAAGGCCCCCGCCGCCTTCCTCACGGCCTTCgccctcatcgtcttcgccgaggcGCGGCTGCTGAGCATGTACGCGGCCGACGTGGACCTTATCGACGGGCAGGAGCGCGCGCGCCTCGTCGCCTCAGCGGCGTTCATGtacgtcctcgacggcatgGTCCTCCTGGGCGGGTACTTCGCCGACTGCGGGCGCGCGTGGTGGGCGTTCCTGGACCTTGTCACGTGCGGCACATACCAAGGCTCGGGGGACGACGAAGCTGCGACGGGGtcggaggacgacgaggtcggcggggTCGATGAGTCGTGCACGAGCACAAGGGCCATCGAGATGCTGTTGGGTGTGGAGATGGGCATGCTCCTGATCGCCGTGTGGCCGCTCGCCCTGGGCTGGATCGCGATCCTCTGGTTGAGGGACGGGGTCGAGTGCGTAGACCCCG
Protein-coding sequences here:
- a CDS encoding Putative leucine-rich repeat domain superfamily: MDEKQAPGRPSGIPRFSRLPLPKSTATPPPPPPAAAAAAVRPSPSREGLNSGLRNPRLRPAASRDNLGPAVAPKQPEHRLAAPKPRRELQPPSASKPALRAPPAPATTTLRSSRSVPRLKSKEAGFHKPPTPPDETEQPTIARSASLTRRQFGAAHAANPDFEPVPDLPPLPRDTSPPAIVDDAESDLPTFDTPRATSFKPRPSLSERTIETLQQLQSSPSLSKKTSTFFDPDGTIRPRSRAGSGHSRPGSSYTSDGSGRPASRHSRPGSSSGTEENPFANARAVANAHRHPLGSMEGTPSRRVSGIRSLRPPTLRATPQSSPSGPSSTSASGIPINQSPSPTRATGMMPPPSKTGSKTLAARPLKPRASVNGLYKKPSLPSMGQTTSASVASPPPKLTPSKSYGSLRRPGPSKISAPSPALAAPIATDEETAARKSSNALREQIAKARAAKRAADRQAADAAASVASPAPIAEAESTRTEPPIIPEDNGFEFGIAVTTDAFSTNDPFNTKRSENSQKKIIQQRLVAARSSGRLNVAAMGLKEIPVEVLKMYDMESMGTYDGSWAETVDLTRFVAADNELETIGDDIFPDVTAEELAQDEDSNGNIFGGLEAMDLHGNSLISLPMGLRQLPLLTSLNLSQNRLANNCLEVITQVKALRDLKLANNLLQGPLDPIFANLENLELFDLHGNNVSSLPPGIENLSRLRVLNLSENCFESLPFASLSKLPLTELIMKKNKLTGTLIEDGVEALSNLQVLDVSCNQLTHLVSSGSTIGLPSVHQLVLSMNRLRELPDVSSWPSLMTLTADENAISEFPSGFTTLQKLRHVDFSANDIRVVPSEICRMDSLTLIRLAGNPLRDKKFVSATTEELKEVLAGRLEPPVSFEEDVDAATPDTALNNTLAEPHEIHPATEAVPAESLARDNHSDEDSFATPPTWSPTSPARARSQTLAKETWPVKQGVLDRSNTKSSSLHPVVCSRVVADNRVIEIQLHHNLFTCFPNSLSFFAESLAALSLAHNQLVGETYLTEELDLPVLRELNLVSNHITSLSPLTTHLHAPQLEKMDVSLNRITALPPDLRAVFPRLVVLLAANNHLIELDPDTIRGLEVVDAGNNDIAHLNPKLGLLGGSGGLKRLEVSGNRFRVPRYNVLERGTEATLRWLRGRVPVAEMASWKEGQGDSGNASDTSLADVD